A part of Ammospiza caudacuta isolate bAmmCau1 chromosome 7, bAmmCau1.pri, whole genome shotgun sequence genomic DNA contains:
- the OMA1 gene encoding metalloendopeptidase OMA1, mitochondrial, with product MNIICGLKLSGRNCILSHLASLCKQGKCNNLSRSYTGWCRSQGDRNRCQSLDLSGNTRNCFLTGNPDSHRNLIGKGLRCLLHVPHTSGQEVYRNANHSSRRFFSQSSQALGEKIPSLLISSVGQPPCHFAAWNIQINRSFHTSPSLQAAPVPLFWIIVKPAQKLFAIILGRSIRNWWKSLPPNKRELFKESARKNKWKILLGVSSLGVVFVMFYFTHLEETPITGRARLLVFGKEHFRELSQMEYDMWMEQFKNQMLPETDARYQVVERVVGHLSESNKDIPQVSALKWVIHVVDEPGVNAFVLPNGQVFVFTGLLEAVSDIHQLSFILGHEIAHAVLEHAAEKASLVHFLDFLSLIFLTMIWAICPRDSLAVVGQWIQSKLQEFMFDRPYSRTLEAEADKVGLQFAAKACVDVRASSVFWQQMELAEAMQGQPKLPEWLSTHPSHENRAEHLERLIPEALKIRESCNCPSLSGPDPRLIFRLNMQHLLESSKGRAPPNSTKQDPSKSKLDFPHTQKVEDMPVTFAVKSTS from the exons ATGAATATCATCTGTGGTCTAAAGCTGTCGGGCAGAAACTGTATTTTGTCTCATTTGGCTTCATTGTGCAAGCAGGGGAAGTGCAATAATCTCTCTAGGTCTTACACAGGATGGTGCCGGAGTCAGGGTGACAGAAATAGATGCCAAAGCTTGGATTTGAGTGGAAATACTAGAAACTGCTTTTTGACTGGAAACCCTGACTCCCATAGAAACTTGATTGGTAAAGGACTGAGATGTCTTTTGCATGTCCCACATACAAGTGGACAGGAAGTGTACAGGAATGCAAACCATAGTTCAAGAAGGTTTTTCTCCCAGTCTTCTCAGGCACTGGGGGAGAAGATCCCATCCCTCCTGATCAGTTCTGTAGGACAACCCCCATGTCACTTTGCTGCTTGGAACATTCAGATCAACAGGTCTTTTCACACATCACCATCACTTCAGGCTGCACCAGTTCCTCTTTTCTGGATTATTGTGAAGCCAGCTCAGAAATTATTTGCCATCATTCTTGGCAG GAGCATAAGAAATTGGTGGAAGTCACTTCCTCCTAATAAACGGGAACTTTTCAAAGAGAGtgcaagaaaaaacaaatggaaGATCCTGCTGGGTGTCAGCAGCTTGGGAGTTGTGTTTGTCATGTTTTATTTCACCCACTTGGAGGAGACACCCATCACCGGGCGTGCTCGACTCTTGGTGTTTGGCAAAGAGCATTTTAGGGAGCTGTCACAGATGGAATATGATATG tggatGGAGCAGTTCAAAAATCAGATGTTACCTGAGACAGATGCACGCTACCAGGTTGTGGAGAGAGTTGTTGGGCATTTGTCTGAAAGCAACAAGGACATCCCCCAGGTCTCAGCTCTCAAGTGGGTTATCCATGTGGTGGATGAACCAGGTGTAAATGCTTTTGTGCTTCCA AATGGTCAAGTGTTTGTTTTTACTGGGTTACTGGAAGCAGTTTCTGATATTCATCAGCTGTCATTTATTTTAGGACATGAAATAGCTCATGCTGTGCTGGAACATGCA GCAGAGAAAGCCAGCCTGGTTCACTTCTTGGATTTCCTCTCCCTCATCTTTCTCACTATGATTTGGGCCATCTGTCCTCGTGATAGTTTGGCAGTTGTTGGCCAGTGGATTCAGAGCAAGTTGCAGGAG TTCATGTTTGATAGACCCTACAGCAGAACCCTGGAGGCTGAAGCTGATAAAGTGGGACTTCAGTTTGCTGCAAAG GCCTGTGTGGATGTCAGAGCCAGCAGCGTGTTCTGGCAGCagatggagctggcagaggccatGCAGGGGCAGCCCAAGCTGCCAGAGTGGCTCTCCACACACCCTTCCCATGAGAACAGGGCTGAGCACCTGGAGCGCCTCATCCCAGAG GCTCTTAAAATAAGAGAGAGCTGCAATTGCCCATCTCTTTCTGGACCAGATCCTCGCCTTATTTTCAGACTTAACATGCAACATCTCCTGGAATCATCCAAAGGTCGAGCACCCCCAAATTCTACAAAGCAAGATCCCTCAAAATCAAAACTGGACTTTCCTCACACTCAAAAAGTGGAAGATATGCCAGTGACTTTTGCAGTTAAATCCACGAGCTGA